A genomic region of Cannabis sativa cultivar Pink pepper isolate KNU-18-1 chromosome 1, ASM2916894v1, whole genome shotgun sequence contains the following coding sequences:
- the LOC115706791 gene encoding mitogen-activated protein kinase 19 isoform X1, translating into MMNPDRSKKMKDMEFFTEYGDANRYKILEVIGKGSYGVVCAAIDTHTGEKVAIKKINDVFEHLSDAIRILREIKLLRLLRHPDIVEIKRIMLPPSKREFKDIYVVFELMESDLHQVIKANDDLTREHHQFFLYQMLRALKYMHTANVYHRDLKPKNILANANCKLKVCDFGLARVAFSDTPTTIFWTDYVATRWYRAPELCGSFSSKYTPAIDMWSIGCIFAEVLTGKPLFPGKSVVHQLDLITDLLGTPSPETIAGVRNEKARRYLTELRKKPPVSFAQKFPNADPLALRLLQRLLAFDPKDRPTAEEALADSYFKGLAKVEREPSCQPISKLEFEFERRRVTKDDIRELIYREILEYHPQLLKDYMNGAEGTNFLYPSAIGQFKKQFAYLEENLGKSGPVIPPERKHVSLPRSTVHSSMTVSSNEHPNMVSYENRQMTGHTSNDGMATDVNSGNPSKALRPPPRVPAGKPGRVVGPVLPFENGRNVREAYDPRVRNGIFPPQAVSPHCFFRTHTANQDKSDSSQLKMQQAQSPQINMASKQSSVMVVDMNTNPYYQAQSKVDQMAAMDSKLLHAQSQFGAVGAAAVAVAAHRI; encoded by the exons ATGATGAACCCAGATCGCTCGAAGAag aTGAAAGACATGGAATTTTTCACAGAATACGGGGATGCAAATAGGTATAAGATTCTTGAAGTTATAGGGAAGGGAAGTTATGGAGTAGTTTGTGCAGCCATCGATACACATACTGGGGAAAAGGttgcaataaaaaaaataaatgatgtaTTCGAGCATCTCTCAGATGCTATCAGGATCTTACGTGAAATTAAGTTGCTAAGGCTATTACGGCATCCTGATATTGTCGAAATCAAGCGCATTATGCTGCCGCCCTCGAAAAGGgaatttaaagatatttatgtaGTTTTTGAGCTCATGGAGTCCGATCTTCACCAAGTTATCAAAGCTAATGATGATTTGACCCGTGAACATCACCAGTTTTTCCTCTATCAGATGCTGCGTGCATTGAAATATATGCATACAG CAAATGTGTATCATCGTGATCTTAAGCCTAAGAACATTTTGGCAAACGCTAATTGCAAACTTAAGGTCTGTGACTTTGGGTTAGCAAGAGTTGCATTTAGTGATACCCCGACCACTATATTTTGGACA GATTACGTGGCTACAAGATGGTATAGGGCTCCAGAGCTTTGTGGTTCATTTTCTTCGAag TATACTCCAGCAATAGACATGTGGAGTATTGGTTGCATCTTTGCTGAAGTGTTGACAGGGAAGCCACTGTTTCCTGGTAAAAGTGTTGTTCATCAATTAGACTTGATCACCGATCTTCTGGGGACGCCTTCACCAGAGACAATTGCAGGA GTTCGAAATGAGAAGGCTAGAAGATACCTGACAGAATTACGGAAAAAGCCTCCTGTATCATTTGCACAGAAGTTTCCAAATGCAGATCCTCTAGCCCTCAGACTGTTGCAAAGACTTTTAGCTTTTGATCCAAAGGACCGTCCAACTGCTGAAGAG GCATTGGCTGATTCTTACTTCAAGGGCCTGGCAAAGGTTGAGAGGGAACCTTCATGTCAACCTATCTCAAAGCTCGAGTTTGAGTTTGAGAGGAGAAGAGTGACTAAGGATGATATTCGAGAATTAATATACCGAGAGATTTTGGAATACCATCCCCAACTTCTAAAAGACTACATGAATGGAGCTGAAGGAACAAATTTTCTTTACCCTAG TGCTATAGGTCAATTTAAAAAGCAGTTCGCGTATCTTGAGGAGAATTTGGGTAAAAGTGGACCAGTTATTCCTCCAGAGAGAAAGCATGTTTCACTTCCACG GTCTACAGTCCACTCGAGTATGACTGTTTCTTCTAACGAACACCCTAATATGGTTTCATATGAGAATCGGCAAATGACTGGACATACTTCTAACGATGGTATGGCAACAGATGTGAATTCTGGAAATCCATCGAAGGCATTACGGCCTCCGCCACGGGTGCCAGCAG GTAAACCAGGGAGAGTTGTTGGACCAGTTCTACCATTTGAGAATGGAAGAAACGTGAGAGAAGCATATGATCCGAGGGTCAGAAATGGGATCTTTCCTCCTCAGGCCGTCTCTCCCCACTGCTTTTTCCGAACTCACACTGCCAATCAAGACAAGTCAGATTCTTCACAATTGAAAATGCAACAAGCTCAGTCACCGCAGATAAACATGGCCAGCAAGCAATCTTCGGTGATGGTTGTTGACATGAACACCAATCCGTACTACCAAGCGCAATCAAAGGTTGACCAGATGGCTGCCATGGACAGTAAACTGTTGCATGCACAATCGCAGTTTGGCGCTGTTGGTGCAGCAGCTGTGGCTGTTGCTGCTCACAGGATCTGA
- the LOC115706791 gene encoding mitogen-activated protein kinase 19 isoform X2, protein MKDMEFFTEYGDANRYKILEVIGKGSYGVVCAAIDTHTGEKVAIKKINDVFEHLSDAIRILREIKLLRLLRHPDIVEIKRIMLPPSKREFKDIYVVFELMESDLHQVIKANDDLTREHHQFFLYQMLRALKYMHTANVYHRDLKPKNILANANCKLKVCDFGLARVAFSDTPTTIFWTDYVATRWYRAPELCGSFSSKYTPAIDMWSIGCIFAEVLTGKPLFPGKSVVHQLDLITDLLGTPSPETIAGVRNEKARRYLTELRKKPPVSFAQKFPNADPLALRLLQRLLAFDPKDRPTAEEALADSYFKGLAKVEREPSCQPISKLEFEFERRRVTKDDIRELIYREILEYHPQLLKDYMNGAEGTNFLYPSAIGQFKKQFAYLEENLGKSGPVIPPERKHVSLPRSTVHSSMTVSSNEHPNMVSYENRQMTGHTSNDGMATDVNSGNPSKALRPPPRVPAGKPGRVVGPVLPFENGRNVREAYDPRVRNGIFPPQAVSPHCFFRTHTANQDKSDSSQLKMQQAQSPQINMASKQSSVMVVDMNTNPYYQAQSKVDQMAAMDSKLLHAQSQFGAVGAAAVAVAAHRI, encoded by the exons aTGAAAGACATGGAATTTTTCACAGAATACGGGGATGCAAATAGGTATAAGATTCTTGAAGTTATAGGGAAGGGAAGTTATGGAGTAGTTTGTGCAGCCATCGATACACATACTGGGGAAAAGGttgcaataaaaaaaataaatgatgtaTTCGAGCATCTCTCAGATGCTATCAGGATCTTACGTGAAATTAAGTTGCTAAGGCTATTACGGCATCCTGATATTGTCGAAATCAAGCGCATTATGCTGCCGCCCTCGAAAAGGgaatttaaagatatttatgtaGTTTTTGAGCTCATGGAGTCCGATCTTCACCAAGTTATCAAAGCTAATGATGATTTGACCCGTGAACATCACCAGTTTTTCCTCTATCAGATGCTGCGTGCATTGAAATATATGCATACAG CAAATGTGTATCATCGTGATCTTAAGCCTAAGAACATTTTGGCAAACGCTAATTGCAAACTTAAGGTCTGTGACTTTGGGTTAGCAAGAGTTGCATTTAGTGATACCCCGACCACTATATTTTGGACA GATTACGTGGCTACAAGATGGTATAGGGCTCCAGAGCTTTGTGGTTCATTTTCTTCGAag TATACTCCAGCAATAGACATGTGGAGTATTGGTTGCATCTTTGCTGAAGTGTTGACAGGGAAGCCACTGTTTCCTGGTAAAAGTGTTGTTCATCAATTAGACTTGATCACCGATCTTCTGGGGACGCCTTCACCAGAGACAATTGCAGGA GTTCGAAATGAGAAGGCTAGAAGATACCTGACAGAATTACGGAAAAAGCCTCCTGTATCATTTGCACAGAAGTTTCCAAATGCAGATCCTCTAGCCCTCAGACTGTTGCAAAGACTTTTAGCTTTTGATCCAAAGGACCGTCCAACTGCTGAAGAG GCATTGGCTGATTCTTACTTCAAGGGCCTGGCAAAGGTTGAGAGGGAACCTTCATGTCAACCTATCTCAAAGCTCGAGTTTGAGTTTGAGAGGAGAAGAGTGACTAAGGATGATATTCGAGAATTAATATACCGAGAGATTTTGGAATACCATCCCCAACTTCTAAAAGACTACATGAATGGAGCTGAAGGAACAAATTTTCTTTACCCTAG TGCTATAGGTCAATTTAAAAAGCAGTTCGCGTATCTTGAGGAGAATTTGGGTAAAAGTGGACCAGTTATTCCTCCAGAGAGAAAGCATGTTTCACTTCCACG GTCTACAGTCCACTCGAGTATGACTGTTTCTTCTAACGAACACCCTAATATGGTTTCATATGAGAATCGGCAAATGACTGGACATACTTCTAACGATGGTATGGCAACAGATGTGAATTCTGGAAATCCATCGAAGGCATTACGGCCTCCGCCACGGGTGCCAGCAG GTAAACCAGGGAGAGTTGTTGGACCAGTTCTACCATTTGAGAATGGAAGAAACGTGAGAGAAGCATATGATCCGAGGGTCAGAAATGGGATCTTTCCTCCTCAGGCCGTCTCTCCCCACTGCTTTTTCCGAACTCACACTGCCAATCAAGACAAGTCAGATTCTTCACAATTGAAAATGCAACAAGCTCAGTCACCGCAGATAAACATGGCCAGCAAGCAATCTTCGGTGATGGTTGTTGACATGAACACCAATCCGTACTACCAAGCGCAATCAAAGGTTGACCAGATGGCTGCCATGGACAGTAAACTGTTGCATGCACAATCGCAGTTTGGCGCTGTTGGTGCAGCAGCTGTGGCTGTTGCTGCTCACAGGATCTGA
- the LOC115706792 gene encoding protein SRG1 — translation MDFGNSLIVPSVQELAKDPNMVTIPPRYIRLDHHHHQSQNQTNILNSTSFDEIPVINFQNLLLISGSELYDSELAKLHLACKNWGFFQLVNHGISSSLVEKMKKEVEELFKMPIEEKKKLWQIPGEVEGFGQAFVVSEEQKLDWNDIFFLTTLPLALRKPHLFPNLPLTFRDSLELYSLELAKLAKDIISKMEKALGIESKEISKLFEDGMQSMRMNYYPPCPEPEQVIGLTPHSDAVGLTILLQVSQVEGLQVKKDGMWVPVKPLPNAFIVNIGDILEIITNGMYRSIEHRAIVNSVQERLSIATFLNTSVESEIGPAHSLINQQNPALYRTVGIKDYIKGLFSRELDGKSYIEVMKL, via the exons ATGGACTTTGGAAACTCTCTGATTGTGCCAAGTGTGCAAGAATTGGCAAAGGATCCCAATATGGTGACCATCCCACCAAGATACATCCGccttgatcatcatcatcatcaaagtCAAAATCAAACCAATATTCTCAATTCTACTTCTTTTGATGAAATCCCAGTTAtcaatttccaaaatttattgCTTATTTCTGGGTCAGAATTATATGATTCTGAACTTGCTAAGCTCCACTTAGCTTGCAAGAACTGGGGCTTCTTCCAG TTAGTAAACCATGGAATAAGTAGTTCTTTGGTAGAGAAAATGAAGAAAGAGGTGGAAGAGTTGTTCAAGATGCCAatagaggagaagaaaaagttATGGCAGATTCCAGGAGAAGTAGAAGGGTTTGGACAAGCTTTTGTAGTTTCTGAGGAACAAAAGCTTGACTGgaatgatattttctttctcaCTACATTACCACTTGCTTTAAGGAAACCTCACTTGTTTCCAAACCTCCCTCTTACTTTCag GGACAGCTTGGAACTTTATTCATTAGAATTGGCAAAACTAGCCAAAGATATAATCTCCAAAATGGAAAAGGCTCTAGGAATAGAAAGCAAGGAAATTTCCAAGTTGTTTGAAGATGGAATGCAATCGATGAGAATGAACTATTACCCTCCATGCCCTGAACCAGAGCAAGTTATAGGTCTCACTCCTCACTCTGATGCCGTAGGCCTTACCATTCTCCTTCAAGTTAGTCAAGTAGAAGGACTCCAAGTCAAAAAAGATGGCATGTGGGTCCCTGTCAAGCCTCTTCCAAATGCTTTTATTGTCAATATAGGAGACATACTAGAG ATTATAACAAATGGAATGTATCGTAGCATTGAGCATAGAGCAATAGTAAACTCTGTGCAGGAAAGGCTCTCTATTGCCACATTTCTCAATacaagtgtagaatctgaaaTAGGCCCTGCCCACAGCTTGATCAATCAACAAAATCCTGCTCTATACAGAACAGTGGGAATTAAAGACTATATCAAGGGTCTATTCTCTCGTGAGCTTGATGGTAAATCTTACATTGAAGTTATGAAATTGTAA